A stretch of the Hypomesus transpacificus isolate Combined female chromosome 12, fHypTra1, whole genome shotgun sequence genome encodes the following:
- the LOC124474627 gene encoding importin subunit alpha-4-like isoform X2 produces MAENAGLDNHRIKSFKNKGRDVETMRRHRNEVTVELRKNKRDEHLLKKRNVPQEESLEDSDVDADFKGQNVTLDAILQNATSDNGLVQLSAVQAARKLLSSDRNPPIDDLIKSGILPILVKCLDRDDNPSLQFEAAWALTNIASGTSAQTQAVVKSNAVPLFLMLLQSPHQNVCEQAVWALGNIIGDGPQCRDYVISLGVVKPLLSFINPSIPITFLRNVTWVIVNLCRNKDPPPPMETVQEILPALCVLIYHTDINILVDTVWALSYLTDGGNEQIQMVIDSGVVPYLVPLLSHQEVKVQTAALRAVGNIVTGTDEQTQVVLNCDVLSHFPNLLTHPKEKINKEAVWFLSNITAGNQQQVQAVIDAGLLPMIIQQLAKGDFGTQKEAAWAISNLTISGRKDQVEYLVEQNVIPPFCSLLAVKDSQVVQVVLDGLKNVLIMVGEEASTITEIIEECGGLEKIENLQQHENEDIYKLAFEIIDQYFSGDDIDEDPSLIPEATQVGTFNFDPATNLQTKEFKF; encoded by the exons ATGGCAGAAAACGCCGGCTTAGATAACCACAGAATCAAGAGCTTCAAAAACAAGGGCCGAGATGTCGAG aCCATGCGAAGACATCGCAACGAAGTGACAGTCGAGCTGAGAAAG AACAAGAGAGATGAACACCTACTGAAGAAGAGGAACGTGCCCCAGGAGGAGAGCTTGGAGGACTCGGACGTCGACGCTGACTTCAAAGGG CAAAATGTCACGCTAGACGCTATCTTACAG AATGCCACCAGTGACAATGGGCTGGTGCAGCTCAGTGCTGTGCAGGCAGCCAG AAAACTTCTCTCCAGCGACAGAAACCCCCCCATCGATGACTTGATAAAGTCTGGCATCCTGCCCATCCTGGTCAAATGCCTGGACAGGGATGATAA tcCCTCTCTCCAGTTTGAGGCAGCATGGGCGTTGACCAACATAGCGTCAGGGACGTCAGCTCAGACCCAGGCTGTGGTCAAGTCCA ACGCGGTGCCCCTGTTCCTCATGCTGCTGCAATCCCCACACCAAAACGTTTGTGAACAGGCCGTGTGGGCGCTAGGCAACATCATCG gcgacGGGCCCCAGTGCAGAGACTACGTGATCTCCCTGGGCGTGGTCAAGCCCCTACTGTCCTTCATCAACCCCTCCATCCCCATTACCTTCCTCCGCAACGTCACCTGGGTCATCGTCAACCTCTGCCGCAACAaggaccccccgccccccatggAGACAGTCCAGGAG atTCTACCTGCACTCTGTGTATTGATATACCACACtgacataaat ATCCTGGTGGACACAGTGTGGGCGTTGTCATACCTCACAGACGGAGGCAACGAGCAGATCCAGATGGTCATCGACTCTGGCGTGGTGCCCTACCTGGTCCCCCTGCTCAGCCACCAGGAGGTCAAAGTGCAG ACGGCAGCTCTGAGGGCGGTGGGGAACATAGTGACGGGGACAGACGAGCAGACCCAGGTGGTGCTCAACTGTGATGTCCTCTCCCACTTCCCCAACCTGCTCACACACCCCAAGGAGAAGATCaacaag gAGGCGGTGTGGTTTCTGTCCAACATCACTGCAGGAAACCAGCAACAGGTGCAGGCTGTCATCGACGCTGGACTGCTGCCCATGATCATCCAGCAACTGGCTAAG GGAGACTTTGGCACCCAGAAGGAGGCTGCCTGGGCCATCAGTAACCTGACCATCAGTGGGAGGAAGGACCAG GTGGAGTACCTGGTGGAGCAGAATGTGATCCCTCCGTTCTGCAGCCTGCTGGCCGTGAAGGACTCCCAGGTGGTGCAGGTGGTGCTGGACGGCCTGAAGAACGTCCTCATCATGGTGGGCGAGGAGGCCAGCACCATCACCGAGATCATCGAGGAGTGTGGAG GCCTGGAGAAGATTGAGAACCTCCAGCAGCACGAGAACGAGGACATCTACAAGTTGGCCTTTGAGATCATCGACCAGTACTTCTCAGGAGATGAC ATCGACGAAGATCCCAGTCTGATCCCAGAAGCAACTCAGGTTGgaaccttcaactttgacccagcCACCAACCTACAGACAAAGGAGTTCAAGTTCT GA
- the LOC124474627 gene encoding importin subunit alpha-4-like isoform X1: MAENAGLDNHRIKSFKNKGRDVETMRRHRNEVTVELRKNKRDEHLLKKRNVPQEESLEDSDVDADFKGQNVTLDAILQNATSDNGLVQLSAVQAARKLLSSDRNPPIDDLIKSGILPILVKCLDRDDNPSLQFEAAWALTNIASGTSAQTQAVVKSNAVPLFLMLLQSPHQNVCEQAVWALGNIIGDGPQCRDYVISLGVVKPLLSFINPSIPITFLRNVTWVIVNLCRNKDPPPPMETVQEILPALCVLIYHTDINILVDTVWALSYLTDGGNEQIQMVIDSGVVPYLVPLLSHQEVKVQTAALRAVGNIVTGTDEQTQVVLNCDVLSHFPNLLTHPKEKINKEAVWFLSNITAGNQQQVQAVIDAGLLPMIIQQLAKGDFGTQKEAAWAISNLTISGRKDQVEYLVEQNVIPPFCSLLAVKDSQVVQVVLDGLKNVLIMVGEEASTITEIIEECGGLEKIENLQQHENEDIYKLAFEIIDQYFSGDDIDEDPSLIPEATQVGTFNFDPATNLQTKEFKF, encoded by the exons ATGGCAGAAAACGCCGGCTTAGATAACCACAGAATCAAGAGCTTCAAAAACAAGGGCCGAGATGTCGAG aCCATGCGAAGACATCGCAACGAAGTGACAGTCGAGCTGAGAAAG AACAAGAGAGATGAACACCTACTGAAGAAGAGGAACGTGCCCCAGGAGGAGAGCTTGGAGGACTCGGACGTCGACGCTGACTTCAAAGGG CAAAATGTCACGCTAGACGCTATCTTACAG AATGCCACCAGTGACAATGGGCTGGTGCAGCTCAGTGCTGTGCAGGCAGCCAG AAAACTTCTCTCCAGCGACAGAAACCCCCCCATCGATGACTTGATAAAGTCTGGCATCCTGCCCATCCTGGTCAAATGCCTGGACAGGGATGATAA tcCCTCTCTCCAGTTTGAGGCAGCATGGGCGTTGACCAACATAGCGTCAGGGACGTCAGCTCAGACCCAGGCTGTGGTCAAGTCCA ACGCGGTGCCCCTGTTCCTCATGCTGCTGCAATCCCCACACCAAAACGTTTGTGAACAGGCCGTGTGGGCGCTAGGCAACATCATCG gcgacGGGCCCCAGTGCAGAGACTACGTGATCTCCCTGGGCGTGGTCAAGCCCCTACTGTCCTTCATCAACCCCTCCATCCCCATTACCTTCCTCCGCAACGTCACCTGGGTCATCGTCAACCTCTGCCGCAACAaggaccccccgccccccatggAGACAGTCCAGGAG atTCTACCTGCACTCTGTGTATTGATATACCACACtgacataaat ATCCTGGTGGACACAGTGTGGGCGTTGTCATACCTCACAGACGGAGGCAACGAGCAGATCCAGATGGTCATCGACTCTGGCGTGGTGCCCTACCTGGTCCCCCTGCTCAGCCACCAGGAGGTCAAAGTGCAG ACGGCAGCTCTGAGGGCGGTGGGGAACATAGTGACGGGGACAGACGAGCAGACCCAGGTGGTGCTCAACTGTGATGTCCTCTCCCACTTCCCCAACCTGCTCACACACCCCAAGGAGAAGATCaacaag gAGGCGGTGTGGTTTCTGTCCAACATCACTGCAGGAAACCAGCAACAGGTGCAGGCTGTCATCGACGCTGGACTGCTGCCCATGATCATCCAGCAACTGGCTAAG GGAGACTTTGGCACCCAGAAGGAGGCTGCCTGGGCCATCAGTAACCTGACCATCAGTGGGAGGAAGGACCAG GTGGAGTACCTGGTGGAGCAGAATGTGATCCCTCCGTTCTGCAGCCTGCTGGCCGTGAAGGACTCCCAGGTGGTGCAGGTGGTGCTGGACGGCCTGAAGAACGTCCTCATCATGGTGGGCGAGGAGGCCAGCACCATCACCGAGATCATCGAGGAGTGTGGAG GCCTGGAGAAGATTGAGAACCTCCAGCAGCACGAGAACGAGGACATCTACAAGTTGGCCTTTGAGATCATCGACCAGTACTTCTCAGGAGATGAC ATCGACGAAGATCCCAGTCTGATCCCAGAAGCAACTCAGGTTGgaaccttcaactttgacccagcCACCAACCTACAGACAAAGGAGTTCAAGTTCTGA
- the LOC124474628 gene encoding putative potassium channel regulatory protein, with translation MVMGSHDLITINVGGQRFTTTAFTLRKHQDSRLARILDGKDPEHKLVNGQIFIDRDWTLFKFILEYLRAGQISLPAEFSDHDGLAREAEFYGLHVLVQGLSITPRSKVELLEIRCSVQESHGTFRVFSSSNRTLEALASRISVFVEHPNLRGNLPPQTQNSDTPVPVQRPSHHDLVFHCGTDHFARDDFSARFVTIKPDERKLLNSSNVLGLLMDTLLKEGFHLVSTRTISQEEKVECFTFERRQNTHIVLSNEIHSRDDDLRSEATMAQSKKTNRKK, from the exons ATGGTCATGGGTTCTCACGATTTAATAACCATTAATGTTGGAGGTCAAAGATTCACCACCACTGCATTTACTCTCAGAAAGCACCAAGACTCAAGACTCGCACGGATACTGGATGGCAAAGACCCTGAACACAAGCTAGTGAATGGGCAGATATTTATAGACAGGGACTGGACTTTGTTTAAATTCATCCTGGAATACTTGAGAGCTGGCCAGATCTCTCTGCCGGCTGAGTTTAGTGACCACGATGGACTGGCACGGGAGGCGGAGTTTTACGGATTGCATGTGTTGGTTCAGGGTCTTTCCATAACCCCGCGTTCCAAAGTCGAACTCCTCGAAATCCGCTGCTCTGTTCAAGAGTCTCACGGAACCTTCCGAGTATTCTCCTCCAGCAACAGAACTCTGGAGGCGTTGGCCTCTAGAATTTCCGTTTTTGTGGAACACCCCAACCTGAGAGGCAATCTTCCACCACAGACCCAGAATTCAGACACACCCGTGCCGGTTCAAAGGCCCTCTCATCATGACCTGGTCTTTCACTGTGGGACTGACCACTTTGCCAGGGATgacttctcagctag ATTTGTGACCATAAAGCCAGACGAGAGAAAACTCCTGAACAGCAGCAACGTCCTGGGCCTGCTAATGGACACCCTGCTGAAGGAAGGGTTTCATCTCGTCAGCACCAGGACCATCTCCcaagaggagaaggtggagtGCTTCACGTTCGAAAGACGCCAGAACACCCACATTGTTCTGTCCAATGAGATTCATAGCAGAGATGATGACCTCAGAAGTGAGGCAACAATGGCACAAAGCAAGAAGACCAACAGGAAGAAGTGA